The Methanopyrus kandleri AV19 DNA segment TGTGTCGTCGTGCGGGAAGCCGTCGCTCACTCTCAAAACGTTAACATACCGTGATCGCCCGTGTCGTTCCGTATCGAAGCTCGACGGTTTCCGGTTCTCCGCGGGGGTGCGTACCTTCCCCCCGCCGTCGAGTTGAAGGGTGTGACCGTCCGCTTCGAGGGCTTGACGGCGCTGCGGGACGTCGATTTATCCGTCGAGGAGGAGTGTGGGAGTTCCTCGCGGGCAAGTACCTGGCCACGTGTCGCCTACTCGCGCGTGGCCTTCGGGATGCGGTACTTCCCCTCGGCTGAGGGCTGGGGCTTCGTACTGCTGGGGACCGTCGCCTCGGCGAGCGTCGGGGCCCTGGTGGCGCTGCTATGCCGGGAGGAGAAGTCCGCCAGCGCCGTGCTCAACGCCGTCGCCTCCCCGGCGATGTTCCTGGGGGCGGTCGTGG contains these protein-coding regions:
- a CDS encoding ABC transporter permease; translation: MTVRFEGLTALRDVDLSVEEECGSSSRASTWPRVAYSRVAFGMRYFPSAEGWGFVLLGTVASASVGALVALLCREEKSASAVLNAVASPAMFLGAVVVPENLVPRVAFEIFHRYPPVTFIHALRATDLYGKPVAVADVVVGTVLTATVFAASALVFRRAARELRCRNSGL